The following are encoded together in the Cicer arietinum cultivar CDC Frontier isolate Library 1 chromosome 2, Cicar.CDCFrontier_v2.0, whole genome shotgun sequence genome:
- the LOC101488932 gene encoding dirigent protein 4-like: protein MENKFTSFLVLLLCFVINLVNSEYYHSESIVSMAPHNSVAHLHFYYFDIHTGNNPSAIVVAQANQTTLSPTFGNVYAIDNPLREGPEETSKIIGNAQGLYVSSSQNKDDVTLTMYVDYAFTYGEFDGSSISIISRNPVKEHTRELTVVGGRGKFRMAVGFAEIRTHFLNVTTGDGIIEYNVTLFYY, encoded by the coding sequence ATGGAAAACAAATTCACCTCATTCTTAGTCTTACTTCTCTGTTTTGTAATCAACTTAGTGAATTCTGAATATTATCATTCCGAAAGTATAGTTTCAATGGCACCACATAATTCGGTAGCTCACCTTCACTTCTATTACTTTGATATTCATACAGGAAATAATCCTAGTGCAATTGTTGTGGCACAAGCCAACCAAACTACTTTGTCTCCAACGTTTGGTAATGTTTATGCAATTGACAATCCTCTTAGGGAAGGTCCTGAGGAAACATCAAAGATTATTGGAAATGCACAAGGTTTATATGTGTCATCTAGCCAAAATAAGGATGATGTCACACTAACTATGTATGTTGATTATGCTTTTACATATGGTGAATTCGATGGAAGTTCCATTAGTATTATTTCGAGGAATCCGGTGAAGGAACATACGAGGGAACTCACGGTGGTCGGAGGCAGAGGGAAGTTTAGAATGGCCGTTGGTTTTGCTGAAATTAGAACACATTTTCTTAATGTTACAACTGGTGATGGGATTATTGAGTATAATGTAACTCttttctattattaa